The stretch of DNA GGAGTAGCATCCTTTTCCCGGAACTCCATATCATTCCTCGCTAACCAAATAGCCCATAATGTAGAACAAAATACAGTTATACAGAATTGACCTCCCTCACAATCGTTCTTCAAAAAATAAGAGACAAAATCTGAAATCCATTGTTGTAAGGTTATGTGTCGGTTCATAGACGAACGAAGTCCTAGCTCTCCACTTCTCCATATTCTTTGCGTTATTTCACAATGGCGAAATAAGTGATCAGCTGTTTCAGGAAACCTTTTGCATAAGATACAAAACGGTGGTAATGGTAAGACTTTCTTTGTTAGTAGGTCTTTTGTCGGTAGAGCATTGTGCATCAATTTCCAAATAAAAAGTTTGCAGCATGGGTGTAACTTTAGCTTCCATAAATGGCGCCAAAACTGCATAGGAACATTTGCATTTATTTCCACTTGATCAGAGATAAGAGTCTTGTAAGCAGAGCTGACTGTATATCGTCCATCACTAGTGTATTTCCAATAAATGAAATCATCTATATTGACATTTGGTGGTTCCATGTTGATGATCTGCTGGATCGAAGAATCATGAAAATGTTGTCTGAGAGTTGCCATATTCCAGCTGCCATCATTGTTAACAAGCGCATGTACTGAAAGTGATGCTTCTTGGGGAACCTGATTGCTGATAATGGGTTTACTTCCATTGATCCAAGGATCTGATATTAAATTGATTTTTGCGCCATTACCAAGCTTCCACGCAAATCCATCTTGTAATTTGTGCGCTGCTTTCAGTATACTTTTCAATCCCCATGAAGGTCTATAATGGTTTCTTTTTAGCGGCGGTATAACACCACAATCTTTGGAGTACTTTGCTTTGAATACCTTAGAGAGAAGTAGTTGTGGGTTGTTCATAATTCTGTTATAGTTCTTAGCCAACAAAGCTTGATTCATCACTTGTATATTCCTTAATTGTAAACCATCCGACTGTTTTGGCAGATGCAAAACTTTGTTTGAGAGCCAGTGTATAGATCTCTTTTTACCTGAAGACGCCCACCAGAATGCGAGAATGGTTGCTTCAATCTTTGCAGTGACTCCTTGAGGTAATTTGAATATTAACATTACATGATTTAGGGATGCAATGAGAACCGCATTGATCAATACCAGTTTAGCCGACTGCGAAAGATTGAGAGTATTCCATGAGGTTAGCTTATATATCACCTTGTCCAACAGATAACCAAACGGAGCTACTTTGTTGCGTCCAATGTCTGCTAGTACTCCCAGGTATACTCCAAAGTTGTCTTTGTATTGGATAGTCAGTAACTTGCTTAGATACTGTTTGAAATCAGGAGGAGCATTAGGACTGTACTTAAGATAAGATTTAGCGTAATTAACCATCTGTCCCGATACTTCTTCAAAATCTGCAATGATCTGTTTTACTACGATGCAGCTTGAGGGTGTAGCCTTGAAACAAAGTAATGAGTCATCTGCATATAGCAAATGTGTGATTGGGATATTATATCGTGAGAGCTTTATACCTTGGATTTCTTTGTTGATTTGCGCCTTGTCAAGCATAAGAGATAAACAGTTCATGCagataataaataaataaggagagATTGGATCTCCCTGACGAATTCCACATTTAGGGATAAATTTGTCCGTCGGTTCACCGTTTATTAAAATACGATAAGAAACAATGGTGACCGCTCCCATAATAAGTTGTTGCCATTTGAGGAAGAAACCATGCCTCTGAAGAAGATAAAGGAGAAAATGCCATGAAACTCTGTCAAATGCTTTGTTCATATCGAGCTTCATTGCCATATAACAGTTTGTTCCACTTGTCTATTTATTGATATATGTCATAATTTCATGAGCAATCAAACAATTGTCGTATATAAGTCTTCCTTTGATGAAAGCATTTTGGGATTCAGGAATGATATCCGGCAACAAGCTCCTGAGTCTCTTGGCTAAACACTTGGATGCAATTTTGTATAAGACGTTGCATAGGCTAATGGGTCTAAGTTGGGAGACCGTTtcgggtttagcaatttttgGGACCTCCTTTCAATTGACAAACTCCTATAGCTTTCTACTTTTTGTCTTCTCATTTTCTGTCG from Silene latifolia isolate original U9 population chromosome 10, ASM4854445v1, whole genome shotgun sequence encodes:
- the LOC141608108 gene encoding uncharacterized protein LOC141608108; amino-acid sequence: MAMKLDMNKAFDRVSWHFLLYLLQRHGFFLKWQQLIMGAVTIVSYRILINGEPTDKFIPKCGIRQGDPISPYLFIICMNCLSLMLDKAQINKEIQGIKLSRYNIPITHLLYADDSLLCFKATPSSCIVVKQIIADFEEVSGQMVNYAKSYLKYSPNAPPDFKQYLSKLLTIQYKDNFGVYLGVLADIGRNKVAPFGYLLDKVIYKLTSWNTLNLSQSAKLVLINAVLIASLNHVMLIFKLPQGVTAKIEATILAFWWASSGKKRSIHWLSNKVLHLPKQSDGLQLRNIQVMNQALLAKNYNRIMNNPQLLLSKVFKAKYSKDCGVIPPLKRNHYRPSWGLKSILKAAHKLQDGFAWKLGNGAKINLISDPWINGSKPIISNQVPQEASLSVHALVNNDGSWNMATLRQHFHDSSIQQIINMEPPNVNIDDFIYWKYTSDGRYTVSSAYKTLISDQVEINANVPMQFWRHLWKLKLHPCCKLFIWKLMHNALPTKDLLTKKVLPLPPFCILCKRFPETADHLFRHCEITQRIWRSGELGLRSSMNRHITLQQWISDFVSYFLKNDCEGGQFCITVFCSTLWAIWLARNDMEFREKDATPLQVLIRSKELTRQQLLLFNIKRKHTQTSDSGPRINSTNNKGGRIQVAATRGKQHGISGLAWLSEDTGMTHGKTVISSSPIHALSMSLLMAMQWAVECNILEATFLIPSKQIVEALTHGINIPVHFCNTIDKIMTYNYRFNKCDFHLCANSDVSIAYKLATTYSM